In Leucobacter denitrificans, the genomic window AAGTGTTGGGACGGCAAGGGATTCCGCAGCTGCGCGCTCACGCAACTTGAAATGTTGAATTTTGCCGCTTGGGTTTCTCGGAAGTTCTTCTACGAAATCAATACGTCTCGGGCACTTGTAGACAGCAAGTCGTGACTTCACGTGATCGATGATTGATTTCCTCAGTTCGTCGCTGGCCGCCGCGCCGTCTCGCGGTACGACGAATGCGTTGACGATTGTTCCCTTGTCTGGATCAGGGCGACCAACCACAGCGCACTCGAGCACGTCGGCGTGCAGGTTGATCACGTCTTCGACCTCTGGGGCGCCAACGTTATAACCGGCAGTAACGATTACGGAGTCAGTGCGCGCTTGAAACGCGAAATAACCATCCTCATCCATGACATAGGTATCGCCTGTGACGTTCCACCCGTTACTTACATAGTTTGACTGTCGTGCATCGCTCAAGTAGCGACAGCCGGTGGGGCCGATCACGGCAAGACGCCCCACCTCGCCAGGCGGAAGCTCGTTGCCATCGTCATCGAGAATCGTCGCCCGGTACCCGGGAACAGCGCGTCCTGTTGTACCCGGTCGGATATCGTCTCCCGAGGCAGAAATGAAGACATGGAGCATTTCCGTCGCACCGATGCCGTTCACGAGCCGCAGCCCACTGGCCTGCTCAACTGCACGGAAGGTTTGCTCAGGAAGATGCTCACCCGCCGAAACACCGACTCGCAGACGGCTCAACTGGTCGCCATACCCCTCTTTGATCAGCGTTCTGTACCCTGTAGGTGCTGTATACAGCACGGTAATACCGAGTTCATCTATAAGCTGGGCCAGTTGGATTGGCCCACTGCGATCCATGAGCACACTCGCACCGCCAGTGCGCAACGGGAAGACGACGAGTCCACCCAAACCAAACGTGAAGGCCAGCGGCGCCGTGCTCGCACTCACATCAGTGGGTGAAAGCTGAAGCGTGTGCTTTGCGAAGGTGTCGGCGTTCGCCAATATGTCGCGATGGAAGTGCATAGTGACTTTGGCTTCACCGGTTGTGCCCGACGTTGCACTCATGAGCGCGACGTCATCGGACGCGGTTTCGACGGCGGTAAAGGTGTCAGGTTTGGAGGCACACGCATGAACCAATGGGTTTGATTCACCACCAAAAATCAGAATGTCGTTTACCGGCACATGATCTTCGAGCACCTCCGAGATGTCTTGCAGAGCATCGTGATCAACAATTGCTACGGTTGGGCGCACTTTGCGAAGCAATTGTTCAAACTCGTGCGACTTCCAGGCCACCATGGTGGTAGCTACGATGCCGCCGGCCTTCAGTGTTCCGAGCCAAAAAGCAACAGCCCATGGGCTGTTATTCATGCGAAGCAACACACGATTGCCCGGCACGACTCCGTGGTCTTCGGTCAGCACTCGTGCGAACTGATTCGCGCGACGCTGGAGTTCACCGTACGTCCAGTGTCCACCACCCGGTAGCAATATCGCGTTTCGCTCGGCTCCAAACTGCTCGACTGCACGGTCAATCAGTTCTGCTGCTGCGTTCAGCTGTTGCGGATACTGCAGCTCTGGCAGTGTGAATTCAAGTTGCGGCCATTGGTCATGAGGCGGCAGCACTGATCGCGCATAACCGTCTAGATGACCGCTGGGGGAAAGCTCCATCGCTGGTCCCTTCAGGGTGTGAGAGATTAAAAATGGGTTAAGTTTGGCCCGGCCGGATCATGCCTTCTTGCGCAACAGTTGCGACGAGCGCACCCGCTTGCGTAAAGAATCGACCGATTCCGAGGCCACGACCCTCACTGATGCCCGCACATTCCTGCGCATAGAGCAACCATTGATCAGCACGGGCGCTTGAATGGAACCACATCGCATGATCGAGGCTCGCCGTGACAAGGCCCGGACTGGACCACGGCAATCCAAGTACCCGCAGAATGGGTTCAAGGATTGTGTAGTCACAGACATATGCAATCGCGAGGCGGTGAATAGTCGCATCATCAGGAAGCTGCGTAAACGCTTTCACCCAAACTGCCTGGTGTGGCACCCGCCCGCCGTCGATATCGATATAGACGGGCCCAGGAACATGGCGCATGTCAAAGCTTCGACCGTGTGACCAGTATTCCGCTGCTTCACCCGTCTCGCTTTCGAGCACTTCGGCTGAACTCGGAAGGGACTCGGGATGGGGAACACTGGGCATTGTCGGACCGAGGGCCACGAACTGTTCAGGCACATGGAAAGAGGCGGTGCTCATAAACGCGAGACGCCCATGCTGATACCCACGAATGTGCCGAGTTGAGTAACCACGCCCATCTCGTAGGTCTTCAACCTCGTACTGAACTGGTTCCTCGGTCTCGACACCCCTCAGAAACGTTCCGTGGAGCGAGTGCAACACTCTGTCGTCAGAAACAGTGCGGATCGCTGCGGCTGCACTCTGTGCAACCAAATCGCCACCGTATGCTTTTGGCCACGGCACGGGTTGCGGCACAGCAAGAAATGCCCGGTTCACCCGATCCACACTGCACTCGGTGAGTGCGACCGCCTCAAGAAATGCAGCGGTAGTGACGCTCATGCGCGGCGGTAGCCTTCAAGTTTTGAGTCATCTACGTCTGGAAGGTCGACCACGAGGTTGTCTGGAGTGCGGGCCGTCAACCACACGAGCTCTTCGGTTACAGACATGTTGGCTTCAACGTGGGGCATGAACGGTGGAACAAATACCCAGTCGCCCGCCTTCATGTCGACCCACTGTTGAAAACCTTCGCCGTAATAGATGCGACCGTGACCTCGCAGCACGTAACCACCAGTTTCGGCTTCTGCGTGGTGGTGAGGCAGCGAACGGTAGCCCGGCTCATTTGACACATGACCGAACCAGATCTTTGTGGCATCAGTGTGCTCATGGCCGACGCCCGAGACTCGAATGCAGTCACCCGATGAAAGCGTTCTTTTGTCTTCTTCGCCGCCTCGAGTAACCTGCGGAACCTTATCCCAGCGCAGATTTTCGTGTCCCATATTGTGCTCCTTTGCAATCTGATGTTGAAGTCGGGCCTTTCACCCTTAGCTGGTTCGGGGTTCCCCTCAACCTCAGCGCAGCAAGAAATACACTAGCGCAATATTTACGACCGTCACAAGACCTACATACAAATTCCTGTCACTCGAATTTTGGGCGCACAAAAACTAACCGAGACACCCCGTCACGGTTAACGTTCCGGCAGCGCGAGAGTCAGGATTAGGCAGCAGCGAGCGTTGCTGAAACGTACCCTTCCGCGGTGCCAGCTAATCGATTGCGCAGCCGTGAGAACACTGCCTCAGCGCGAAAACCAGCCCAGTCTTCGGGAAGTAGCTCGGCGGGAATTCCAGGATCAAGGTACGGAAGCCTTCGCCACTGCGTCATCGCGTGCATATACGTCGCGAATGTCTCCTCTGCAGCGAAGTCTAGATCCACAACTTGCTCAAACGCCGAAATGAACTCGCGGTAGTGGGCTTCGATGGTCGGCAGATCCCACCACGAGCGAATCGCCTCGGCGAGTGGATCATTTGAAATTCGGTTACCGAGAAAGAGCTCCACGTACTTCTCGAGACCTGCGTTCTCTAGTGCGGTCTTCGTTTCTGACGCGAGTAAGCCAGGAGCGATCCACAGGCCGCCGCTGACCTGACCGAACCCGAGGCGCGCGAGTGTCGTGCGAAGCTGGTGCCGAACGGGCCGTTCCTTCTCGGGGACCGTGAACGAAGCGAGAAGCCAAGGGTCATCGAGCGTGGCGCGCTGCTGGTGGAAAATGCGCTGGTCGCCAGCGCGAAAGACCTCTACGAGCTCATCAGATAGTCGGTATGCCGCTGCGCCGTCTTTCTGCGTGCTCTGCAGGAGCCCGCGACGCTTGAGCCGAGACACCGAGGAGCGAACGGCCGAGCTGTCGACTCCGAGTGCCGTCATGAGCGCAATGATCTCAGCGATAGAGAGCACGCCCTCTCGTGGCCTGGCGTAAATGGCGAAGAGGGTAATGATGAGATGCTGGGGCCGCGGAGCATCACCGTTCTCTACCCCCTGTTGCATAGCTACATTCTAGGGCGGCCAGACCCGATCACCAGTCGAGGATCCGCCCAAGCACAAACGGAGAGGTGAGCAGCACCGCGCAGACACAGGAGACGGACACCCAGATCCACGCTTCTGACCGCCGGCGTAGGCGCCGACCTGCGGTTGCAACCTGAACGCGCATTGCTGGGTTTGCTGAGCAGGGCGAGCGCAATGATCCACACACCGATTGCGCCGAAAGACACCGTCACCGTGACGAGACCCCACACTGAATCAAGCCAACTCGGCAAGGCAAACGGGAGGTCGAGGAAGTAGACGATGGTAACGAGACTCAACACGACCGCAGGCAGAAGTAGGAACGCACCGGTCGATGCCGAACGATACGCCCGTGGATCTTCAGCTCGCACGTCACTACCGCTCACTGCGGGCCACTCTGCCCTGAACTGCGCGAGCCGCTCAGGCTGTGCAGTCTCGTTCTCGATCACTGCTTCAGAATACCGAGAACGTGGCGGCTCCCCCGGCCAATTTTTGCCTCCCCAGTATGATGAGCGAAGCGATGACCGACGGCAATCGAAGGAGAAGCATGGCAGTAAAACAACCCGCGATGTCTCCCTCTGAGATGCCGGTCGACGAGGTACTTGACCGCGCTACCGGGCAGAGACGCGCAGAGGCCGAGGAATTGCTCGAACTCCACGCCAAAATCACCGGTGAGAAGCCGGTCGTTTGGGCCGGCCGAATCATTGGTTTTGGTGAGGTCGAGTACAAGTACGAAACAGGTCACAGCGGCCGCATGCCGCTCCTCGCGTTCGCACCGGGTGCATCGAAGCACACCATTTACTTAGTGAACGACTTCGCAGAAAAGTGGCCTGAACTGATGGCGAGTCTCGGCAAGCACCGTGCAAGCAAGGTTTGTCTCTATCTCACGCGGCTCACGGGTGTGGATCGCAACGCACTTCGTGCATTGCTCGAGCACTCTCTCGAAGAGACTCGCGCCCAGTGGCAGCAAAACTGAGAAACAAAAAGTCCTGATCTGAGACATGTTTGTAAACAATGTCGCGGATCAGGACACTCTGTGCGCAAAGGGGGACTTGAACCCCCACGCCCTTGCGGGCACTGGCACCTGAAGCCAGCGCGTCTACCAATTCCGCCATTTGCGCGAGTCGCCGCCTGCTGGCAAAGCCTTCAGACAACTCACCAAGCTTAGCAGCACACAGGAATCCAAGCCAATACGGTTAAACTTGACCGAAAATCGCCCGATGTGTTGTGGCGTTTGCCACTATGGAACAGGGAAAGGGGCGGAGCATGGGAATTCTCGACAAGGTCGAGCGCTCGCTAGAGCGTGCCGTAAACGGTGCTTTCGCACGCACTTTCCGCTCGGGTGTACAGCCGGTTGAGATCGGGTCGGCGCTCAAGCGCGAGCTCGACATCGGTGCCGTGGTGGTGGATCGCGATCGCGTGCTCGCACCCAACCGGTTCGTCGTGCGTGTGTCTCCTCAAGATGCAGACAGGCTGCTCAAAATTGCAGACACACTCGAGGCCGAGCTCCGCGGAATCGTGCAGAAGCACGCTGCACGCCAGAGCTACCAATTACTGGGTGACGCAGATGTTGAGATCCGCTCTGACGACTCACTTACCGCAGGCATACTGCAGGTAGACGCAACTCGCGTCGAGGGGCGCGTGAACTGGGTCGCTGCCATTGATGTCGACGGCGTTCGTCACGAATTGCGTACTGGCGTCACTGTCGTTGGGCGCGGTTCTGACTGCGGGATCCGCATTACCGACAACGCCGCCTCGCGTAAGCATCTCGAGATTGTGTGGGATGGCAAGTCAGGTCTCGCGCGCGATCTCGGGTCAACGAACGGCTCGAAGATCGAGGGTCAGCGCTTCCGCGAAGCAAAACTCGAGGCCGGAACAGTCATCACAATCGGCCAGACTGCGCTACGCTTTGGGCTGGTGCCCGGCAGAGCTGCGGCACCGAGGCAGAACGCCCCGTCGGCTTCCCAGTCGCGGAGCGGCACCGGTATCGATCAGGATTTCTGGGGGGGTCTGTGAGCGAACTCACGCTACTCATCCTTCGTGTCGGCTTCTTGCTGCTGCTGTGGTTCTTCATCTTTGCAATTGTGTACGCGCTCAAGAGCGACCTGTTTGGGGCTCCAGTTCGCAAGTTGCGCAGTGACGGCTCGCAGCCACCGCAGGCGGCCGCATCACCCCAAGCAAACCAGACGCAGATGCAGCAACCACCAGCGATCACGCCCTCGGGCGGCGCGCTTCCAACGGCGGGAGCCTCAGGCACAGCGCGCACTTTGGTCATCACCTCAGGTGTCGCCTCAGGCACATCGATCCCACTCGATGATGATTTCGTTTCGATCGGCCGCAGTTCAGACTCAACACTCGTCATTGTCGACGAGTACACCTCGACCTATCACGCACGCCTTGCAAAGAGCGGCAGTGAATGGATCCTCACAGACCTCGACTCCACGAACGGCACCAAGCTCGCGGGCGAATCGGTGCACAAGCCAGTTCGGGTTCCGCTCTACACCCCGGTGACCATCGGCAAGACCACCTTTGAGTTGAGGCCGTAACCGTGGCAAACGGATATGCGAGCGCTATTGGCTCACACGTCGGTATGGTCCGCTCGAATAACCAAGATTCGGGCTATGCCGGCGACTATCTGTTTCTCGTAGCAGACGGCATGGGCGGTCACGCTGGCGGCGACGTGGCCTCAGCTCTCGTCACTCGTGACATTGCTCGCCTAGACGATGCGCCGGGCGGCCTCCCGCAGCAATCAACTGAATTGCTGCGCACCTCGCTACTGTCTGCGAACCGCATGCTTCGAGACACGGTCGGCGATCACCCAGAACTGGCCGGGCTTGGCACCACATTTGTCGGGTTTATCACCGTCGGTGATCAGCTCGCCCTCGCCCACATTGGTGATTCACGGCTCTATCTTCTGCGCGACGGGCATATGCTTCAGGTCACGAAAGACCACACGTTTGTGCAGCGCCTCGTCGACAGTGGTCGCATCACCGAGGAAGAGGCGAAGTTTCACCCCCGGCGTTCGGTACTCATGCGGGTGTTGGGCGACGTCGAATCTTCTCCCGAGATCGATACCGACATTCTCGACACGCAGCCCGGTGACCTGTGGCTGCTCTGCTCTGACGGCCTATGCGGCTACGTTGACGACGATGAGATCGAGCGAATCTTGCGCCGCCGTTCGTCACTGCAGGGCGCGGTCGACGACCTCATCGATAAGAGCCTCGCTCACGGCGCACCCGACAATGTGACGGTTGTGCTGGTCGAGACGACGACAGCCGAAGAGGCCGCTGCAATTGCCGCAGAAACAGCGGCAAGCGCGCCGGCTCAGCCGCAGCGCGACACCCTCGAAATTGCGGGCCATCTCTTCTCGGTCGACGAGCCTGGGTCGGTGGACCAGACCGTCGAAAGCGTCGACGGTGAAACGACAGAGATCCACCGCGGCCCGCTAAACCCTCGATTCGTGGGTTCGGCCGCAAACGCACCGGTGCTTCGCGACGGCGAGATGACTACCGGCCGCAACAAGCTCATGGGTCGCAGGCGGATTCGCCGTGTACCCGTTGTCGAAGAGAGCCACTTCGAGCCAAAGGTCGACGAGTATCTCGCAGAACTGCTCGCCGAGACCCGCCGCAGCAACCGCCGCCGCCGCATCATGTGGCTCGTCGGGGTTATTGCGGTGCTCGCAGCTGTTGGCAGTGCACTGTTCTTTAGCTATCAGTGGACGCAAACGCGCTACTTCGTTGGCACCGACGGCGAGACCGTCGTGATTTTCCAGGGCGTGAATCAGTCGATCGGCACGTTCTCGCTGTACTCACCGGCCGAGGACACCGGAATTCCACTCGAGGCACTCGACGGACTCGAGCGTCGCGCCATCGAACGCACACTCAGCGCGAACTCCCTCGGGGAGGCTCGCGAGATCGTGGTGCGCCTCGGAGGTGTGCAAAATGCCGAATAGGTCAAAGAGCGAGGCGCGTTCATTCGAGAAAACTCGCACGAGCGAGACGGTGCTGCATCGCATTACCGCGATCCGCGCACCGCGAAAATTGCGCTCACTCGAGACGTTCCTTCTCATATTTTCCCTCGGCGTTGGCGTAGCCGCTGTCGTCATCATTGATCTCACGGTGCACGGTGAGATCGGCACCGCGCTTCTCCCAACCGGCATTCCGTTCGTTGTCGCGGTGTTCGCGCTTCACGTGCTCGTGCGCCGCATCGCACCCGACGCCGATCCACTCATCATGCCGATCGCGGTCATGCTGAACTCGATCGGTGTCGCGATGATTTACCGCATCGACCTCTCGAACAACCTCAGCGGGTGGGGCGCGGTCTCCGTGCGCCAGCTCCTGTGGTCGACCGTCGCCATTGTCGCGGCCGCAATCGTGCTCTACGTCATCAAGAGCCACCTTGTGCTGTTCCGTTACACCTACCTCTTCGGACTCGGCGCACTCATACTGCTGTTGCTTCCGATGCTGCCGTTCATCGGCGCCGAATTGAATGGTGCGCGGGTGTGGATCCACATAGGTGAGTTCTCATTCCAGCCCGGTGAAATCGCGAAGATATTCCTCGCGATTTTCTTCGCTGGCTACCTCGTGCGTAACCGCGACGCGCTCTCGATGGTGGGCAAGAAGTTTGCGGGCATTCGCTTCCCGCGGGGTCGCGATCTCGGTCCACTACTCGCGTTCTGGCTCATCGCCATGGCGGTGCTCGTATTCCAGCGCGACCTCGGCACCTCGCTCCTGTACTTCGGTCTCTTTCTGTCGATGTTGTACCTTGCGACGGGCCGCATTGGGTGGATCGTGCTTGGCGTCGGCCTGTTCCTCGTCGGCGGCATCGCCGCAAGCCAGACCCTCAGCTACGTCAATCGCCGCTTCGAGAACTGGCTTCACCCGTTCAATGACCCAACTAACACCGGATATCAGATGGTGCAGGGGCTCTTCGGCATGGCCAACGGTGGCATGACCGGCACGGGTCTGGGCCAGGGATACCCGGCAGATACTCCCGTTGCCGAGAGCGACTACATCATTGCCGCGCTCGGCGAAGAGCTCGGGCTGATTGGCCTCTTCGTGATCCTCGCGGCCTACCTGCTGCTCGTCGGCCGCGCGCTGCGCATTGGGTTCGCGGGTCAAGATGACTTCGGCAAGCTGCTCGCTTCGGGCCTCGGCTTCGCAATCGCGCTTCAGGTGTTTATCGTTGTCGGTGGCATCACCCGCGTTATCCCACTCACGGGCCTGACCGCCCCCTTCCTCGCGGCGGGTGGATCCTCACTGGTCTCGAACTGGATCATCGTCGTGCTGCTGCTCTTGCTTTCCAATTCGGTGCGCAACCGGCCAAAGCTGGTGATTCGCTCATGAATAAGCAAATGAAGTTTCTCTCGCGAACCGTCTTCGCGATGTTCCTCGTGCTGTTTTTCTCGGTCACGCTCATTCAGTTCGTGAATGCTGACGAGTTGCGAAACAATCCGCTCAACCAGCGAACCATTAAGAACAGCTACAAGGTCGAGCGCGGGTCGATTCTCGTTGGGGGCAACCCGATCGCGTATTCGACGCCAACGAGCGATACGTTCCGGTTCTTCCGTCAGTACGACCCAGGAACCCCGTACGCGCACGTGACCGGCTATTTCTCGCGACAGCAGGGCATGACCGGCCTCGAAGCCGCGATGAACCAAGAACTGTCAGGTAACGCGAACGCCCAGTTCTTCACTCGCATTATGAACACCCTCAACGGCGTGAAGCCCCAGGGCAGCTCGATCGACACCACGATTGATGCGCGTGCACAGCAAGCGGCGTATGACGCCATGATGGAGTTCGATTTCCAGGGCGCCGTAGTCGCTATCGAACCAGACACTGGCCGAATCCTCGCACTTGTGTCGACGCCGAGCTACGATCCAAATCTGCTCTCAACAAACAATGATGCAGAGATCATTGCGAACTACAACGCGCTCACCGAAGATGAGCTGCAGCCCCTCGTGAACCGAGCCATAGCGGGCGATCTCTACCACCCAGGTTCTGTTTACAAGCTCGTCACCAGCGCTGCGGCAATTGAAAACGGTGACGTCACCCCTGAGACCGAGTTCGAGAATCCTGCCAGCCTGCAGTTGCCGCAGTCGAGCGCCGTGATGCGCAACTCGGACCAGCAGACATGTGGCTCTGGCTCGAAGGCAACGCTCGAGACCGCAATCATGTACTCCTGCAACATTCCAATCGCAGAGATGGCGATGGAAATGGATCGCGACGAGGTGCCAAAGATGGCACGCGCGTTCGGGTTCGATCAAGATCTCTCAATTCCTCTTGAGGTCACCCCGAGCACCGCGCCGCAGCCGCTCGACCAGGCGCAGGTCGCGCTCTCGTCGATCGGTCAGCTCGACGTGCGCACTACTCCGTTGCAGGTTGCGATGGTGTCTGCAGC contains:
- a CDS encoding AMP-binding protein, with product MELSPSGHLDGYARSVLPPHDQWPQLEFTLPELQYPQQLNAAAELIDRAVEQFGAERNAILLPGGGHWTYGELQRRANQFARVLTEDHGVVPGNRVLLRMNNSPWAVAFWLGTLKAGGIVATTMVAWKSHEFEQLLRKVRPTVAIVDHDALQDISEVLEDHVPVNDILIFGGESNPLVHACASKPDTFTAVETASDDVALMSATSGTTGEAKVTMHFHRDILANADTFAKHTLQLSPTDVSASTAPLAFTFGLGGLVVFPLRTGGASVLMDRSGPIQLAQLIDELGITVLYTAPTGYRTLIKEGYGDQLSRLRVGVSAGEHLPEQTFRAVEQASGLRLVNGIGATEMLHVFISASGDDIRPGTTGRAVPGYRATILDDDGNELPPGEVGRLAVIGPTGCRYLSDARQSNYVSNGWNVTGDTYVMDEDGYFAFQARTDSVIVTAGYNVGAPEVEDVINLHADVLECAVVGRPDPDKGTIVNAFVVPRDGAAASDELRKSIIDHVKSRLAVYKCPRRIDFVEELPRNPSGKIQHFKLRERAAAESLAVPTL
- a CDS encoding acyl-CoA thioesterase; amino-acid sequence: MSVTTAAFLEAVALTECSVDRVNRAFLAVPQPVPWPKAYGGDLVAQSAAAAIRTVSDDRVLHSLHGTFLRGVETEEPVQYEVEDLRDGRGYSTRHIRGYQHGRLAFMSTASFHVPEQFVALGPTMPSVPHPESLPSSAEVLESETGEAAEYWSHGRSFDMRHVPGPVYIDIDGGRVPHQAVWVKAFTQLPDDATIHRLAIAYVCDYTILEPILRVLGLPWSSPGLVTASLDHAMWFHSSARADQWLLYAQECAGISEGRGLGIGRFFTQAGALVATVAQEGMIRPGQT
- a CDS encoding cupin domain-containing protein, which translates into the protein MGHENLRWDKVPQVTRGGEEDKRTLSSGDCIRVSGVGHEHTDATKIWFGHVSNEPGYRSLPHHHAEAETGGYVLRGHGRIYYGEGFQQWVDMKAGDWVFVPPFMPHVEANMSVTEELVWLTARTPDNLVVDLPDVDDSKLEGYRRA
- a CDS encoding PaaX family transcriptional regulator; translated protein: MQQGVENGDAPRPQHLIITLFAIYARPREGVLSIAEIIALMTALGVDSSAVRSSVSRLKRRGLLQSTQKDGAAAYRLSDELVEVFRAGDQRIFHQQRATLDDPWLLASFTVPEKERPVRHQLRTTLARLGFGQVSGGLWIAPGLLASETKTALENAGLEKYVELFLGNRISNDPLAEAIRSWWDLPTIEAHYREFISAFEQVVDLDFAAEETFATYMHAMTQWRRLPYLDPGIPAELLPEDWAGFRAEAVFSRLRNRLAGTAEGYVSATLAAA
- a CDS encoding DUF1801 domain-containing protein, translated to MAVKQPAMSPSEMPVDEVLDRATGQRRAEAEELLELHAKITGEKPVVWAGRIIGFGEVEYKYETGHSGRMPLLAFAPGASKHTIYLVNDFAEKWPELMASLGKHRASKVCLYLTRLTGVDRNALRALLEHSLEETRAQWQQN
- a CDS encoding FhaA domain-containing protein, giving the protein MGILDKVERSLERAVNGAFARTFRSGVQPVEIGSALKRELDIGAVVVDRDRVLAPNRFVVRVSPQDADRLLKIADTLEAELRGIVQKHAARQSYQLLGDADVEIRSDDSLTAGILQVDATRVEGRVNWVAAIDVDGVRHELRTGVTVVGRGSDCGIRITDNAASRKHLEIVWDGKSGLARDLGSTNGSKIEGQRFREAKLEAGTVITIGQTALRFGLVPGRAAAPRQNAPSASQSRSGTGIDQDFWGGL
- a CDS encoding FHA domain-containing protein FhaB/FipA, whose amino-acid sequence is MSELTLLILRVGFLLLLWFFIFAIVYALKSDLFGAPVRKLRSDGSQPPQAAASPQANQTQMQQPPAITPSGGALPTAGASGTARTLVITSGVASGTSIPLDDDFVSIGRSSDSTLVIVDEYTSTYHARLAKSGSEWILTDLDSTNGTKLAGESVHKPVRVPLYTPVTIGKTTFELRP
- a CDS encoding PP2C family protein-serine/threonine phosphatase, with amino-acid sequence MANGYASAIGSHVGMVRSNNQDSGYAGDYLFLVADGMGGHAGGDVASALVTRDIARLDDAPGGLPQQSTELLRTSLLSANRMLRDTVGDHPELAGLGTTFVGFITVGDQLALAHIGDSRLYLLRDGHMLQVTKDHTFVQRLVDSGRITEEEAKFHPRRSVLMRVLGDVESSPEIDTDILDTQPGDLWLLCSDGLCGYVDDDEIERILRRRSSLQGAVDDLIDKSLAHGAPDNVTVVLVETTTAEEAAAIAAETAASAPAQPQRDTLEIAGHLFSVDEPGSVDQTVESVDGETTEIHRGPLNPRFVGSAANAPVLRDGEMTTGRNKLMGRRRIRRVPVVEESHFEPKVDEYLAELLAETRRSNRRRRIMWLVGVIAVLAAVGSALFFSYQWTQTRYFVGTDGETVVIFQGVNQSIGTFSLYSPAEDTGIPLEALDGLERRAIERTLSANSLGEAREIVVRLGGVQNAE
- a CDS encoding FtsW/RodA/SpoVE family cell cycle protein, which produces MPNRSKSEARSFEKTRTSETVLHRITAIRAPRKLRSLETFLLIFSLGVGVAAVVIIDLTVHGEIGTALLPTGIPFVVAVFALHVLVRRIAPDADPLIMPIAVMLNSIGVAMIYRIDLSNNLSGWGAVSVRQLLWSTVAIVAAAIVLYVIKSHLVLFRYTYLFGLGALILLLLPMLPFIGAELNGARVWIHIGEFSFQPGEIAKIFLAIFFAGYLVRNRDALSMVGKKFAGIRFPRGRDLGPLLAFWLIAMAVLVFQRDLGTSLLYFGLFLSMLYLATGRIGWIVLGVGLFLVGGIAASQTLSYVNRRFENWLHPFNDPTNTGYQMVQGLFGMANGGMTGTGLGQGYPADTPVAESDYIIAALGEELGLIGLFVILAAYLLLVGRALRIGFAGQDDFGKLLASGLGFAIALQVFIVVGGITRVIPLTGLTAPFLAAGGSSLVSNWIIVVLLLLLSNSVRNRPKLVIRS
- a CDS encoding peptidoglycan D,D-transpeptidase FtsI family protein — protein: MNKQMKFLSRTVFAMFLVLFFSVTLIQFVNADELRNNPLNQRTIKNSYKVERGSILVGGNPIAYSTPTSDTFRFFRQYDPGTPYAHVTGYFSRQQGMTGLEAAMNQELSGNANAQFFTRIMNTLNGVKPQGSSIDTTIDARAQQAAYDAMMEFDFQGAVVAIEPDTGRILALVSTPSYDPNLLSTNNDAEIIANYNALTEDELQPLVNRAIAGDLYHPGSVYKLVTSAAAIENGDVTPETEFENPASLQLPQSSAVMRNSDQQTCGSGSKATLETAIMYSCNIPIAEMAMEMDRDEVPKMARAFGFDQDLSIPLEVTPSTAPQPLDQAQVALSSIGQLDVRTTPLQVAMVSAAIANGGTLMTPLLVESIIAPDLRIEASFDPSEMGKPISKNTAEALTSMMEKGVSDPTGFAHLSAIDGVRVAGKTGTAQNGIDANGNDLPYTLWYTGFAPVDDPKIAIAVVIENGGGTAFENQGGSYELPTAVGKRVMEAVLSE